The Methylomonas montana DNA window TTGGTTTGCAACTCGCCACGGCTACGATCCGAACAATTGGCTTGATAGTCGAACAGCTTACGCAAGCTGTCTATCTGCACGCCAACCTGCGACGGGCAGGAACACAAATAAAGGATGGCCTGGACATTGATGCGTTGCAGTTGCACATTGCTGAATCGGGTTTCTAATTTCATGCGTTGGGCTCTCGATGCGATCGTTTCTGATAATGATTAGGCTCCGGCCGTCATGGAGCGGATTTCTCCACCCATCGCGCCCGAGCCGGGCCAGCGATTGGCCTATAAAGGCCACAGCCAGTTATCAACCTCGGGCAAGTCCACGCCATATTCATAGGCATAGTTGCGGCATTCGATCTGCCGGTCGCGCAGCTTTTCCTTGACGTGGGCGCCGGCCACCCGTAGTGCCGGAATCCGGTCTATCACGTCGATCGCCAGACTGAAACGGTCGATTTCGTTCTGAATCGCCAGCTCCAACGGCGTATTGATGCTGCCTTTCTCCTTGTAACCGCGCACATGCAGATTCTTGTGATTGGTGCGGCGATAAGTCAGCCGGTGAATCAGCCAAGGATAGCCGTGGAAATTGAAGATCACCGGCTTGTCGATGGTGAACAGGCTGTCAAAATCCCTGTCGCTTAGGCCATGCGGATGTTCACTGGCCGGCGTCAGCCGATACAGGTCCACGACATTCACAAATCTAATTTTCAATTGCGGAAAGTGTTCCCTGAGCAGCATCAACGCCGCCAGCGCTTCCTTGGTGGGAATGTCGCCGGCGCTGGCCAACACCACGTCCGGCTCGCCGCCGGCATCGTTGCTGGCCCACTCCCAGATACCGATACCCTTGGTGCAATGCTTGATCGCCGCATCCATGTCCAGATACTGCACATGCTTCTGCTTGTCGCAGACGATGACGTTGATGTAATCGGTGCTTTGCAGGCAATGATTCGCCACCGACAGCAGGCAGTTGACGTCGGGCGGCAGATAAATCCGGGTGACTTTCGGGCTTTTGTTGACCACCACATCCAGAAAACCGGGATCCTGATGGGTAAAGCCGTTGTGATCCTGGCGCCAGACCGTGGATGTAATCAACAGATTCAAGGACGATACCGACGCCCGCCAGGAAATGGCTTGAGTCATCGCCAGCCATTTGGCGTGCTGATTGAACATCGAATCGATCACGTGCACGAAGGCTTCGTAGGTCGAGAAAAAGCCGTGGCGGCCGGTCAGCAAATAACCTTCCAGCCAACCTTCCAAGGTATGTTCGGACAGCATTTCCATCACCCGGCCATCGCTGGCCAGCTCGCCGCCGTCCGCATCTTCCGGCAGCGTGTCGGCCAGCCAGGTTTTCTTGCTGACTTCGTAGATCGCATCCAGCTTGTTGGATGAATTTTCGTCCGGGCCGAACACCCGAAAATTGTGCATATTTTCCGCCATGATGTCGCGCAGAAACTTGCCCAGCGGCCGGGTATTTTCGGCTGTGATCTTGCCGGGACCGGGCAAAGCTACTGCGTAATCGCGAAAATCCGGCATTCGCAAGGCCCGACGCAGGACGCCGCCATTGCTATGCGGATTGGCACTCATCCGCCGATTACCTTTCGGCGCCAAGGCTTTCAAATCCGGTCGCAAGCGGCCGTCGGCATCGAACAGTTCCTCGGGTTTATAACTGCGCAGCCAGGCTTCCAGTTGTTGCAGATGCTCCGGATTGTCGCGCACTGCGCTGAGCGGCACCTGATGAGCGCGCCAAAAACCTTCGACTTTGTGCTTATCGACAGTTTTCGGACCGGTCCAGCCCTTGGGCGAACGCAGCACGATCATCGGCCAACGTGGCCTGCTTGCCGTGCCGCTGGCACGGGCGTCGCGCTGGATGCGACGAATTTCGGTCAGACAGGTTTCCAGCGTCTCCGCCATCAGCTGGTGCATGGTTAGCGGCTCGTCGCCTTCGACGAAATAAGGCGTCCAGCCGTAACCCTTGAACAGGTCTTCCAACTCTTCGTGAGAGATCCGGGACAGCAGGGTTGGATTATTGATCTTGTAACCGTTCAGATGCAGGATGGGTAGCACCGCGCCATCGCGGAGCGGATTTAAAAACTTATTGGAATGCCAGGACGTCGCTAACGCCGCGGTTTCCGCCTCGCCGTCGCCGACCACCGCCGCGACCAGCAAATCCGGATTATCGTAAGCCGCGCCGAACGCATGAGAAATGCTATAGCCCAGTTCGCCGCCTTCGTGAATCGAGCCCGGCGTCTCCGGCGTGCAATGGCTGCCAATGCCGCCCGGAAACGAGAACTCCTTGAAGAACTCGCGTAAGCCTTCTTCATCCTCGCCTTTGTTCGGATATATCTCGCTATACGTGCCTTCCAGATAGATCGGCGCCAGCACGCCCGGCGCGCCGTGGCCGGGGCCGGCAATGAACAAGGTATTTTGATCGTACTTATTGATCAGCCGGTTCAGGTGAATATAGCAAAAACTCAAGCCGGGACTGGAACCCCAGTGCCCCAGTAGCCGGCGCTTGATATGCTTGGGCTCGAGCGGCTGCCTGAGCAGAGGGTTGTCCTGCAGATAAATCATGCCGGCCGCCAGATAATTGCAGGCCCGCCAATAGGCGTCGATGGCTTGCAGTTCGTTGTCGGACAATGCGAACGAGGTATTCATGAGGACTCCCACGGCTGTATCAAAAACGCGCTAAACGATAAAACGATCTGGCAGCATCCCGAGCGGCCTAAATCGATGGCCGACGGAGCCGACTTGGTAGACTAACTGTAGTCGCTAAACCAAACCGACGCTACTTGCGCGAGCGCTTTTTAGCGGCCGATTTTTTTGCGGATGTCTTCTTCGCAGCCTTTTTATGTGTGGCGGATTTTTTTCGTGGACTGCTGTGCTGTTGCGGCACCGGCTGCTTCACTGCGGCCGCCTTGTCCGACTCGTCGGCTGCCGCTTCGCTTTCCGGCGGAAAATCGGGCACCGCCAACGTCGCGGCGGGTGCAGCTTCGTTGCCGTCATCCAGCGTCGGGCGGTCGCAATCCGGTAGGTCTTGCTCTTCGGGCGAACAAATCACCCGATAGATGATCTTTCTATCGTTGGGTTTGGCCGGGGCCGGTGCGGCGGGATTGGCGGCCGGCGCGGTGTCGTCGGAGATTCTGCCCAGCAATTCGGCAGGCGCCTGACCGCTATATATCCATACGCTCAACAGCAGGCTCAGACGGCCAAGGATGAGTTTTGAGCGGCACTCGCAGCCGCGCACGTTCGCCATTGCTCTATGCCTTTTTCAAATGCCGTTTGGCTTCGTTCCACAAGCCGTCCAGTTCCGCCAGCTCGCAATCGCGTAAAACCCGGCCGGACGCTTCCACTTGCTTTTCGATGTAATTAAAGCGACGGGTGAATTTTTTGGTGGCTTCGCGCAATGCTATTTCCGGATTGACTTTAAGGTGCCGGGCCAGATTGACCACCACCAACAGCAAATCGCCGATTTCTTCTTGAATATGCGGCTGGTCGCCTGACTGCCAGGCTTCGTGGACTTCCTGCAATTCTTCGCGGACCTTGTCGAACACCGGCTCGGCTTCCGGCCAGTCGAAACCATGGCTGGCGGCGCGATTCTGGATTTTCTCGCACTGCACCAAGGCCGGCAGACTATGGGCAACGCCGTCCAGCACGCTTTCAGTCTGCACAGGCTTTTTCAAACGCCGTTCCTGAGCTTTGGCTTCGTCCCAGGCTTGTTGGCGTTGTTCGTCGCTGTCGAATTTGGCATCGGCGAACACATGCGGATGCCGACTGACCAGCTTTTCGCCGATCGCCGCAGATACCTGCTCGAAATCGAACAAGCCGCGTTCTTCGGCGATGCGCGAGTGAAACACCACTTGCAACAGCAAATCACCCAGCTCGCCGCGTAAATCGTCGAAGTCGTTACGCTCGATGGCGTCGGCGACTTCGTAAGCTTCTTCGATGGTGTAGGGAATCAGGCTGTAAAAATCCTGCTTGACGTCCCAGGCGCAACCCTTTTCAGGGTCGCGCAAGCGAGCCATCAAGGCCAGCAGTTCCTGGGTTTTATTCAGACTCAAAATGTCGAACCGAACGTGTCCTGATAGCGTTGTTTGAATTCCGCCATCGTAAAGGTGTGGTTCTGGGTACCGTTATGCTCGATTTTGATCGCGCCCAGCAAGGAAGCAATGCGACCAGTGACATCCCAATCGTAATCGTTGATCAAACCGTACAGCAAACCGGCGCGATAAGCGTCGCCGCAGCCGGTCGGATCCAGCACTTGTTTAGGCGTGGCCGATGGAATTTCGATGCATTCGCCGCGAGTGTAAATTTTGGAGCCTTTGGCGCCCATGGTGATAATCAATGCGTCGACTTTTTCGGCGATTTGTTCCAGAGTCAAGCCGGTGCGCTGTTGCATCAACTCCGACTCATAGTCGTTGAAGGTAGCGTAATTCGCTTGCTCCAGGAATGCCAGCAACTCCGCGCCGTCGAACATCGGCATGCCTTGGCCGGGATCGAAGATAAACGGAATGCCTTGCTCGACGAATTGTTGCGCATGTTCTTGCATGCCCTGCTTGCCGTCCGGCGAGACGATGCCGATGCTGATTCCAGCATCCAGCGGCACCGTATTGAGATGCGAAAAACTCATCGCGCCGGGGTGGAAAGCGGTGATTTGGTTGTCGTCTTCGTCGGTGGTGATGTAAGCCTGACCGGTGTAATGATCGTCCAACACTTGAATATAACGGCTGGAGATGCCGCATTGGCTCAGCCATTGCGCATAAGGTTCGAAATCGTGGCCGACTGTGGCCATGATCGATGGTTCTTCTTGCAACAGCTTCAAATTGTAAGCGATGTTACCGGCGCAACCGCCGTATTCGCGGCGCATGGCCGGCACCAGGAAAGAGACATTCAAAATATGCACTTTCTCAGGCAAGATGTGATGTTTGAATTTATCGTGAAACACCATGATGGTGTCATAGGCCATGGAGCCACAGATCAATGCACTCATTATTATCCTTTTGTTAAAAAATTTCGGCGGAGGCTAAGGTAACGGATGTTGGAAACAGGCACAAGGCGAAAAGTGAAAAGCGAAAGACGACGACAGCTATATGGCCTTTCGTCTTTCGCCTTTTTCTTATAACAAAATCAACGCCCAGGTCACGCCCGCCCAAATCAAGGACAGCATTACCGCCGCCGAGCCGATGTCCTTGGCTCGGCCGGATAACTCGTGATGCTCGAAACCGACGCGGTCCACCACAGCTTCCACTGCGGAATTCAACAACTCCACCAGCAATACCAAGACTACACTGCCGATCAACAAGGCTTTTTCGATAGCGGTGTGGCCCAGCCAGATCGCCAGCGGCGTGGTCACCACGAACAGCGCTACTTCCTGGCGAAACGCCTCTTCATGTTGCCAAGTGGCCTTGAAGCCGGCAATCGAGAAAAAACAGGCATTGATCAGCCGCTTAAATCCCTTTGCATTTTGATTTGCCATAGACCGGTCCTATTCCTCGATCAGATTCTTGTATGCCTCTGCATCCAACAGTTGTTCCAGTTCGGCCGGATTATCCGCTTTGATGGCAAACAGCCAGGTTTGATAAGCACCGTCGTTGACCAGCTCCGGTTCGTCTTGAACCGCCTCGTTGACGGCTACCACGCTGCCGCCGACAGGACTGAACAGGTCGGACGCGGTTTTGACCGATTCCACCACCGCCAATTGTTCGCCCTGCTTCACTACTCTGCCCACATCGGGCAAACCGATAAAAACGATGTCGCCCAGCTCGGACTGCGCGAAGTCGGTAATCCCGACCCGCACGAGGTTGCCGTCTTCCAGCTTGGCCCATTCATGGGTCTGGGCATATCTCAGATTTTCTGGTGTTTCACTCATTTGCATTTCCCTCAAGCCTTAACAGTAATCGAAAAGGATAACCGGCTATTTATTTAACACAACAAAAAATTACAAACCCGGCCGGCCCAAACTCTATAATCTCCGCCGACCCGAACATGAGCCGACGCTATCCGGCCAGTGTGGCGGAGCCAGTCTTTAAACCACCTTCGATGAATTCATGCGCATTGCACTTCCCCTGATTTGCCTGTTTGGCGTCGCTACTCTGCTTACCAACACCGTATCGGCGGACGATGACGATACCGCGCCGCGCCAGCAAACCAAGCCGGCCGCAGTCAGCAACGACCCAAATATCTTGCAGTTGGACCAAGCCGGCCAGAAATTAGCCGGCATTCAAACCCGGTCGCTGATAGCCGTCCAGCAAACACCGGAATTTACCGCTTACGGCACAGTGCTGAATCCGGAACCCTTATTAAATATTCGCCAGCAATACCTGGCTGCCAGCGCGCAACAAGACAGCGCCCAAGCCCGTTATAGCGAGGCGGCGCAAAACTTGAATCGCACCCGCGACCTGCATCAACAAGACATCGTCTCCACCCGCCGCCTGCAGGAACAACAGGCGGTCTGGCAAGCGGACAAAGCCAATCTGGCGTCCAATAGTTATCAGCAGCAACTGATCGCCGCCAATAGCCGATTGCTTTGGGGAGACACCTTAAGTAGCTGGTTTACCAGCGCTCAGAATAAAAACGCCGCGCAACTACTGGAACATCGCGCGCAATTGCTACAAATCACCCTGCCGGCCAATCACCTGCTCGATCCGGCGGTCAGCGTTATTCATATCCACGAGCGCGGCCAACGGCAGGCCGCGTTGCCCGCCACGCTGATTTCCGCCGCACCGCAAGTCGACCCGGTGTCGCAAGGCCCGCGCTATTTCTTCAAATGCGAGCCGTGTCGCTTGCCGTTCGGTGCTCATGTCACCGCCTGGCTCCCGGAAGGCGGCCAAGCCAGCAGCGGCGTCAACATTCCACAATCTGCCCTGGTCTGGCATTTGGGGCAGGCTTTTGTATTCGTCAAAACGGATGCCGAACATTTCAGCCGCCGTCCGCTCAGCCAATATACCGCCAACAGCCAAGGCTATTTCGTGGCAAACGCCTTGCAACCGGGCGAGGAAATCGTCACGACCGGTGCGCAAACCCTGTTGTCGCAACAATTGAAAGGACTGATACCCGACGAGGATAAGGACTAGCAGCGACGGGCTTAGCGCTT harbors:
- a CDS encoding phosphoketolase family protein; protein product: MNTSFALSDNELQAIDAYWRACNYLAAGMIYLQDNPLLRQPLEPKHIKRRLLGHWGSSPGLSFCYIHLNRLINKYDQNTLFIAGPGHGAPGVLAPIYLEGTYSEIYPNKGEDEEGLREFFKEFSFPGGIGSHCTPETPGSIHEGGELGYSISHAFGAAYDNPDLLVAAVVGDGEAETAALATSWHSNKFLNPLRDGAVLPILHLNGYKINNPTLLSRISHEELEDLFKGYGWTPYFVEGDEPLTMHQLMAETLETCLTEIRRIQRDARASGTASRPRWPMIVLRSPKGWTGPKTVDKHKVEGFWRAHQVPLSAVRDNPEHLQQLEAWLRSYKPEELFDADGRLRPDLKALAPKGNRRMSANPHSNGGVLRRALRMPDFRDYAVALPGPGKITAENTRPLGKFLRDIMAENMHNFRVFGPDENSSNKLDAIYEVSKKTWLADTLPEDADGGELASDGRVMEMLSEHTLEGWLEGYLLTGRHGFFSTYEAFVHVIDSMFNQHAKWLAMTQAISWRASVSSLNLLITSTVWRQDHNGFTHQDPGFLDVVVNKSPKVTRIYLPPDVNCLLSVANHCLQSTDYINVIVCDKQKHVQYLDMDAAIKHCTKGIGIWEWASNDAGGEPDVVLASAGDIPTKEALAALMLLREHFPQLKIRFVNVVDLYRLTPASEHPHGLSDRDFDSLFTIDKPVIFNFHGYPWLIHRLTYRRTNHKNLHVRGYKEKGSINTPLELAIQNEIDRFSLAIDVIDRIPALRVAGAHVKEKLRDRQIECRNYAYEYGVDLPEVDNWLWPL
- the mazG gene encoding nucleoside triphosphate pyrophosphohydrolase; its protein translation is MSLNKTQELLALMARLRDPEKGCAWDVKQDFYSLIPYTIEEAYEVADAIERNDFDDLRGELGDLLLQVVFHSRIAEERGLFDFEQVSAAIGEKLVSRHPHVFADAKFDSDEQRQQAWDEAKAQERRLKKPVQTESVLDGVAHSLPALVQCEKIQNRAASHGFDWPEAEPVFDKVREELQEVHEAWQSGDQPHIQEEIGDLLLVVVNLARHLKVNPEIALREATKKFTRRFNYIEKQVEASGRVLRDCELAELDGLWNEAKRHLKKA
- a CDS encoding carbohydrate kinase family protein, coding for MSALICGSMAYDTIMVFHDKFKHHILPEKVHILNVSFLVPAMRREYGGCAGNIAYNLKLLQEEPSIMATVGHDFEPYAQWLSQCGISSRYIQVLDDHYTGQAYITTDEDDNQITAFHPGAMSFSHLNTVPLDAGISIGIVSPDGKQGMQEHAQQFVEQGIPFIFDPGQGMPMFDGAELLAFLEQANYATFNDYESELMQQRTGLTLEQIAEKVDALIITMGAKGSKIYTRGECIEIPSATPKQVLDPTGCGDAYRAGLLYGLINDYDWDVTGRIASLLGAIKIEHNGTQNHTFTMAEFKQRYQDTFGSTF
- a CDS encoding diacylglycerol kinase; this translates as MANQNAKGFKRLINACFFSIAGFKATWQHEEAFRQEVALFVVTTPLAIWLGHTAIEKALLIGSVVLVLLVELLNSAVEAVVDRVGFEHHELSGRAKDIGSAAVMLSLIWAGVTWALILL
- the gcvH gene encoding glycine cleavage system protein GcvH, with amino-acid sequence MSETPENLRYAQTHEWAKLEDGNLVRVGITDFAQSELGDIVFIGLPDVGRVVKQGEQLAVVESVKTASDLFSPVGGSVVAVNEAVQDEPELVNDGAYQTWLFAIKADNPAELEQLLDAEAYKNLIEE
- a CDS encoding efflux RND transporter periplasmic adaptor subunit, translating into MRIALPLICLFGVATLLTNTVSADDDDTAPRQQTKPAAVSNDPNILQLDQAGQKLAGIQTRSLIAVQQTPEFTAYGTVLNPEPLLNIRQQYLAASAQQDSAQARYSEAAQNLNRTRDLHQQDIVSTRRLQEQQAVWQADKANLASNSYQQQLIAANSRLLWGDTLSSWFTSAQNKNAAQLLEHRAQLLQITLPANHLLDPAVSVIHIHERGQRQAALPATLISAAPQVDPVSQGPRYFFKCEPCRLPFGAHVTAWLPEGGQASSGVNIPQSALVWHLGQAFVFVKTDAEHFSRRPLSQYTANSQGYFVANALQPGEEIVTTGAQTLLSQQLKGLIPDEDKD